Proteins encoded in a region of the Rutidosis leptorrhynchoides isolate AG116_Rl617_1_P2 chromosome 9, CSIRO_AGI_Rlap_v1, whole genome shotgun sequence genome:
- the LOC139867879 gene encoding putative F-box/LRR-repeat protein At3g58880: MEEVQRRSQPRDVPVDLIHRIQSLLPLREASRTCVLSKTWSHAWSTIPHLRFHITSGFLSTIPHLRFIITSEFPNEEKERDYIKFMDHTIFRYIQENIPIEHFDLILDNKLASLANKWIPTVGAQSCYKKLSIDIPYESDSDLILLDEIFSGKNLHTLSLIDCRSSPIETVSRNPVINCVNLRVLKLEDVEINEEVLDILFSTCILLEIINLAVRTNMTTFKVQNLCYLQELKLKTSVPYDVLKIDDVPNLHLSEYFCLI; the protein is encoded by the coding sequence ATGGAGGAAGTGCAGAGAAGATCACAACCCCGCGATGTCCCGGTGGATTTGATTCACCGTATACAATCGTTGTTGCCGCTAAGAGAAGCTTCTCGTACGTGCGTGTTATCTAAGACTTGGTCACATGCTTGGTCTACCATACCTCATCTCAGGTTTCATATAACCTCAGGGTTTTTGTCTACCATCCCTCATCTCAGGTTTATTATAACTTCAGAGTTTCCTAATGAAGAAAAAGAAAGAGATTACATCAAGTTTATGGATCACACCATTTTTAGGTACATCCAAGAGAACATACCAATCGAACATTTTGATCTGATACTAGACAACAAGTTGGCTTCTCTTGCTAATAAATGGATTCCAACTGTAGGTGCCCAAAGTTGTTACAAGAAGCTTTCCATCGATATCCCTTATGAATCTGATAGTGATTTAATACTTCTGGATGAGATATTTTCCGGGAAAAACCTGCATACTCTGTCTTTAATTGATTGTCGTTCATCACCGATTGAAACGGTGAGTCGCAATCCTGTGATCAACTGTGTGAACCTACGCGTACTCAAGTTGGAAGATGTGGAGATAAATGAAGAGGTACTTGATATCTTATTCTCTACTTGTATCTTACTCGAGATAATAAACCTAGCAGTTCGCACTAATATGACGACATTTAAGGTACAAAATCTTTGTTATCTTCAAGAACTAAAGTTAAAGACAAGTGTACCATATGATGTTTTGAAAATTGATGATGTCCCTAATCTTCACTTGTCTGAGTACTTTTGTTTGATTTAA